DNA sequence from the Chryseobacterium indicum genome:
TGAGAATTGACGACTGCAAACCAAAAGCATTAATTACGGCAACCGCAGGAGTTGAAATTGCAAAGAGAATTCCTTATCTGCCTTTGGTTGAAAAAGCGATCGAACTGGCACAAGATAAGGTAGATCACATCATTGTATACAACAGAAAACTGGTTGACAATCAACATGAAATGTTTGGTGGGTTAATTGATTACGAAGAATTGGTACAGAACTCAGAACCTGCGGATTGCGTTTCGGTGGAATCCACTCACCCACTCTATTTACTGTATACTTCCGGAACAACGGGAAAACCAAAAGGTGTTGCAAGAGATACAGGAGGTTACGCCACCGCGTTGAAGTTTTCGATGAAATACATCTATGGAATCGAACCGGGAGAAACTTTTTGGGCAGCTTCCGATTTCGGATGGGCAGTTGGTCACAGTTATACCGTCTACGGTCCTTTAATCAACAGAAATTCAACGATCATTTTTGAAGGAAAACCGATCATGACGCCCGATGCCGGAACATTCTGGAGAATTATTTCCGAATATAAAGTAGCGGCCATGTTTACCGCTCCTACCGCAATCAGAGCCATCAAAAAAGAAGATCCGAACGGAGAATTGGTGAAAAATTACGATTTAAGCCACTTCAAAAAGCAGTTTTTAGCAGGAGAAAGATGTGATGTTACCACTTTAGACTGGTTTGCAGAACACATCGGCGTTCCGGCAATCGATCACTGGTGGCAGACAGAATCCGGTTCGCCAATGCTGGGTTTAATGACTTTTAATGAAGACTACAAAATCAAAAGAGCCTCTGCAGGAAAACCAATTCCCGGCTATGATATTAAAATTTTCGATGAAAACGGTTATGAACTGGATGCGCATCATGAAGGTTATTTAGTTATAAAATTACCGCTTCCTCCCGGAGCTTTACTGGGAATATGGAAAGATTATGACCGTTTTGAGAAAAGCTATCTCTCGCAGTACAAAGGCTATTATTTTTCCGGAGACGGAGCCATAAAAGATGAAGATGGCTATATTTTCATTACCGGAAGAGTGGATGATGTAATTAATGTTGCAGGACACCGCCTTTCCACTTCCGAAATGGAAGAAATTGTTTCCTCTCATCCCGATGTTGCAGAATGTGCCGTAGTCGGAATTGATGACGAACTGAAAGGACAGATTCCTTTTGCAACGGTCGTTTTAAAAAACGGATCATTTGTTTCTGAAGGTCAGGTAGAAAAAGACATTGTAAAAACAGTCCGCGAAAAAATAGGTGCTGTTGCCTGTCTTAAAAATGTGATGGTTGTAAAACGTCTTCCCAAAACCCGTTCCGGTAAAATTTTAAGAAAGCTGATCCGAACTTTACTGGACGGAAAAGAATTCCAGATTCCTTCAACAATTGATGATGAAAAGATTATTGAAGAAATTCAGGAAAAAATTGGAGATTACAGAAGATAAAATATAAAATTGTTTAAACTATTTCAGGATTAACCACAAAAGTCGCAAAAGACAGTATTAAAGTTTAAACAGACTTTAAAGAGACTAAAAATTTAAATAATAAAATTTCAAAAAAGAAAGGATATGAGAAACTATCAGATAGAAAACCTACCGCAATATTTTGAAGAGTATAAAAAATCGATCAAAAATCCTAAAAAATTCTGGGACAAAATTGCAGATGAAAATTTCGTGTGGTATCAGAGATGGAGCAAGGTCGTGAAATACGATATGAATGAAGCCAAAATTTCGTGGTTTAAAAATGCTAAATTAAATATTACTAAAAACTGCATCGACAGACATTTAGCCATAAGAGGCGATAAAACAGCAATCATCTGGGAACCGAACGATCCGAAAGAAGAAGCACAGCATATTTCTTACAACGAACTCTACAAAAGAGTGAACAAAACTGCGAATGTTCTTCGTGAAATGGGCATCGAAAAAGGCGACAGAGTCTGCATTTATCTTCCGATGATCCCAGAATTAGCCATCACAATGCTGGCTTGTGCAAAACTGGGAGCCGTTCACTCCGTTATTTTCGCAGGATTTTCTGCATCAGCCGTTTCTTCAAGAGTAAATGACTGTGGCGCAAAAATGGTCATCACCTCAGACGGAAGCTACAGAGGAAACAAAGTTTTGGATTTGAAGAGCATTGTAGACGAAGCACTGGAAAAAACACCGAGTGTAGAAAAAGTTTTGGTGGTAAAAAGAACCAACAATGAAGTGAAAATGAAGGAGCACAGAGATTTCTGGATGGAAGATCTTTATGAAAATGCCTCTCCGGATTTCGTTACCGTAATTATGGATGCTGAAGATCCGCTGTTCATTCTGTATACTTCAGGTTCTACGGGAAAACCTAAAGGAATGCTTCACACCTGCGCCGGATATATGGTGTACACTGCGTATACTTTTAAAAATGTATTCAATTATAAAGAAAATGATATTTATTGGTGTACCGCAGATATCGGCTGGATTACAGGACATTCCTATATTCTTTACGGACCGCTTTTAAACGGTGCAACCACTGTTATTTTCGAAGGCGTTCCTACATATCCTGAACCGGACAGATTCTGGGAAGTGATTGAAAAACATAAAATTACACAGTTTTACACGGCTCCTACTGCGATCCGCTCGTTGGCTAAAGAAAGTTCAGAATGGGTAGATAAACATGATTTAAGCTCGTTAAAAGTAATCGGTTCTGTTGGAGAACCTATTAATGATGAAGCTTGGCATTGGTTCAACGATCATGTAGGTAACAAGAAATGTCCTATTGTAGATACCTGGTGGCAAACAGAAACCGGAGGAATTATGATCTCTCCTCTCCCTTTCGTTACGCCTACAAAACCAACGTATGCTACTCTTCCTTTACCGGGAATTCAGCCTGTTCTGATGGATGATAAACGCAACGAAATCACCGGAAATCAGGTAACAGGAAATCTGTGCATCCGTTTTCCATGGCCGGGAATTGCAAGAACGATTTGGGGAGATCATCAAAGATACAAGGAAACGTATTTTACTGCTTTTCCGGGGAAATATTTCACGGGAGACGGTGCTTTGAGAGATGAAGTCGGCTATTACAGAATTACTGGTCGTGTAGATGATGTGATTATCGTTTCCGGACACAACTTAGGAACTGCCCCAATTGAAGACAGCATCAACGAACATCCTGCTGTAGCGGAATCTGCAATCGTAGGGTATCCTCACGACATCAAAGGAAATGCGCTGTACGGTTTCGTGATCCTGAAAGAATCCGGAGAAAGCAGAGATAAGGACAATCTGAAAAAAGAAATTAATCAGTTGATTTCAGACCAGATCGGTCCGATTGCGAAGCTTGATAAGATTCAGTTTGTTTCGGGACTTCCGAAAACGCGTTCCGGAAAAATTATGCGTAGAATCCTCAGAAAAATTGCGGAAGGAGATTTCAGCAACTTCGGAGACATCACTACCCTTTTAAATCCTGAAATCGTGGAAGAGATCAAAAACGAAAGGATTAACTAAATTATATAAACTGATGTATCAGGGAGCGGGCTTTTAGTCCGCTTCTTCTTATTTGCACTCTGATATACTTACTAAATATTGATTCAATAGACAATTTCAAAGAAACATGCAAATTTTATAGATTTTACATTAAAATAATAATTTATTTAAATTTTCACTAAAATATTTCACCTATAATAACTAACTTTATATACTAACTAAAACCAATGCTTATGTCAAATATATTAGCTGGATTATTTGGACATCACAGCGATTATAAAAAAATAGAAGCAGACCTTGAAAACTCAGGTTTCAAAGATTCAGAATACATTGTATATCTTCATGATGATGAATTACACTCCCAATATCTGGTAAGTGTTGTCGTGAAAGATGAGCATCAGACCGATAGTGCTTCCGGTATTTTCAGTGAGAATGATGTTTTAAAGACCTATCTTTTTGAAAATATGGAAATTGAGCAGGCAAATTACATGAACATCAAGAGATTTATTGATGCCAGAAACAAAGCAGAAATCCACAACAGTCCCGATGTTAAGATTAAAATCTCTACCGCCGGAATAGATTCTGAAGTAAAATTTTAACCATTAAAGATAAAAATTAATAACCACCGATCCGCAGAGCGTTCTGCGGATTTTTAATGCTGAAAACTGCAAAAAAATTCGTATTTTCGTGTAAATATAGGCTTTTACACAAATGAGTTACGACTTAGAACAGGAAAACAAGGAGATCCTTGCAAGATATAAGGATCTGATTTCGAATACATACAGAACTTTGGATGAGGAAAATAACAAGCTCATCCGTAAGGCATTCGATATAGCGCTCGATGCGCACAAAGATCAGCGAAGAAAATCTGGTGAACCCTACATTTACCATCCCATTGCTGTTGCCAAAATTGTAGCAACGGAAATCGGTTTGGGAGCCACTTCCATTGCCTGCGCCTTACTGCATGATGTAATTGAAGACTCCGACTATACCTACGAAGATCTGAAGAAAATTTTTGGGGAGAAAATTGCCAATATCGTGAATGGACTGACTAAAATTTCCATCATGAATCATCAGAATATTTCGGTGCAGTCTGAGAATTACAGAAAGCTTCTGTTAACACTGTCTGAAGATTTCAGGGTGATTCTGATCAAGATTGCAGACCGCCTTCACAATATGCGTACTCTGGAAAGCATGGCACCGGACAAACAGAAGAAAATTGCTTCCGAAACCGTATATATTTA
Encoded proteins:
- a CDS encoding AMP-binding protein, translated to MNTDILFKQSIEDKENFWKEQAQEISWFEFPKTITSNDENQYNQWFPDGKLNICYLCIDKHIEDGFGDQVAVIYDSPVTNQKQTYTFNQAKEEISRLAGGLISLGLKKGDTAVIYMPMIPQTLFSMLACARIGVIHNMVFGGFAPHELVVRIDDCKPKALITATAGVEIAKRIPYLPLVEKAIELAQDKVDHIIVYNRKLVDNQHEMFGGLIDYEELVQNSEPADCVSVESTHPLYLLYTSGTTGKPKGVARDTGGYATALKFSMKYIYGIEPGETFWAASDFGWAVGHSYTVYGPLINRNSTIIFEGKPIMTPDAGTFWRIISEYKVAAMFTAPTAIRAIKKEDPNGELVKNYDLSHFKKQFLAGERCDVTTLDWFAEHIGVPAIDHWWQTESGSPMLGLMTFNEDYKIKRASAGKPIPGYDIKIFDENGYELDAHHEGYLVIKLPLPPGALLGIWKDYDRFEKSYLSQYKGYYFSGDGAIKDEDGYIFITGRVDDVINVAGHRLSTSEMEEIVSSHPDVAECAVVGIDDELKGQIPFATVVLKNGSFVSEGQVEKDIVKTVREKIGAVACLKNVMVVKRLPKTRSGKILRKLIRTLLDGKEFQIPSTIDDEKIIEEIQEKIGDYRR
- the acs gene encoding acetate--CoA ligase → MKFQKRKDMRNYQIENLPQYFEEYKKSIKNPKKFWDKIADENFVWYQRWSKVVKYDMNEAKISWFKNAKLNITKNCIDRHLAIRGDKTAIIWEPNDPKEEAQHISYNELYKRVNKTANVLREMGIEKGDRVCIYLPMIPELAITMLACAKLGAVHSVIFAGFSASAVSSRVNDCGAKMVITSDGSYRGNKVLDLKSIVDEALEKTPSVEKVLVVKRTNNEVKMKEHRDFWMEDLYENASPDFVTVIMDAEDPLFILYTSGSTGKPKGMLHTCAGYMVYTAYTFKNVFNYKENDIYWCTADIGWITGHSYILYGPLLNGATTVIFEGVPTYPEPDRFWEVIEKHKITQFYTAPTAIRSLAKESSEWVDKHDLSSLKVIGSVGEPINDEAWHWFNDHVGNKKCPIVDTWWQTETGGIMISPLPFVTPTKPTYATLPLPGIQPVLMDDKRNEITGNQVTGNLCIRFPWPGIARTIWGDHQRYKETYFTAFPGKYFTGDGALRDEVGYYRITGRVDDVIIVSGHNLGTAPIEDSINEHPAVAESAIVGYPHDIKGNALYGFVILKESGESRDKDNLKKEINQLISDQIGPIAKLDKIQFVSGLPKTRSGKIMRRILRKIAEGDFSNFGDITTLLNPEIVEEIKNERIN